gacagaaatgacaaatttacagaattgatacaaattacaaaatttacaagaattacaaaaaaattcaaaacagacaatcaaatcaaaaatttaaaaaattactaacaTTTGAATTACTAgacttttatatttaaaaaaataacaaaaattaacaaacttacAGAAtcgacagaaattacaaaaaatacaagaatttgaaaaatggctaaataacaatttcaaaatttaaaaaaaatattaaaaaatacaaaaattaaagaaattagaaaatttcaaatgccaaGAAgaatacaaaaactacaaaaataaccaaaattccaaaaaaatatgttccaaaattccaaaaaaatgaaatacaaataagataaaatttgcaaaactgacaaaaaaaaccaaatttaaaaaaaattacatacaaaaattactaaatttaaacgaaaattacaaaaaactaccaaaataacaaaaatttcaaaaattatacgatttacaagaattataaaaataaaaaaaaaacctttatgaaaaatcacaaaattaaaaataaaatgttgtcattgttgtcatttttgttatgttggccatttttgtcatttacttTTTACcagtttgtcatatttgtcatttgtcCCAGAAAGTCTATTTTTAGAGTCCAAAATTTTGTCATCAAGTCCGGTTGAACTGAAACTTCGCaaaagacagtttttttttttggttaattaACAAAATGGTCATGATGGGAAACTAAACTAGAAAGAACTAATCCGCTGACCATGGCCTAGAGAATAGcgttcaagttttctaagccagtggtcatgagatcgagtctcggtcacggcatacaagTAGGTACTATTTCTGTgagctggtggtgttagcattagtaagatgctagctatTATATCCTTgcaagatgtacgctttagtcttaagtagaattcagatctcttcaaagaaacatgaagtttcactgcgatccttttttgtaaacaaaaaaaaattatcgatgaTACTAACTTAGCAATCCTACCTTCGGATAGAGTTAAATATTTTCCTGGCAACTTTTGGATAGCTGGGACAAAGAACTTACCAGCTAGAATTAGTCCTAGAAAtaacaattttggaatttttcgtattttgacaacaATTTAGTCTttttccgagttttttttttaattcgaaatgtaaatcgttaaataactattaatgtatgaaaaaagaatGTTTCATATGACTTTACGCCAGACGTCAcaactgaattctaaattcctTTCCCTACTTGCAGCAACATCCAGAACATCATCAACTCGTTCCGGGTCCACCTGAACATAGATCTGCAGCAGCGGGCCGTGGAGTTCAACCAACTGTTCACCAGCCATCAGCATCTGCGGGCAGCCATCCTGGAGAAGATGCCAACGCTCAAGATCACCGACATATCCACCTCCGAGTACAACTCCGACTTTGCACTGACGACGACAACCGCTACTTCATCTTCTTCGCCTTCTTCGGGGGAGTCATCGGCAGAAACAAGTCCAGGCCAGGGAACGTCCCCCAGCAAGGAGCCATCGGTTTgttaatgtgttttttttgtgtcatgATCATATCCATTGAATTTTATGATCAATTTTCAGAATCAAGACATATTACTGGACTTGTTGGGAGATTCCTTCGTAAGCAGTTCATCAACGTCGGAAACAGCAGCTATACCTAGTCCTCTGCAACAGTCAACACCGCTTGAGATTGGAACTCCCTCAAATGTATTGTCGCCAAACAGGGACATCCTCGATCTGTTGGGTTtatcaaataataataatcaagaTTCAGGACTGTTTGTGAATCCATCGTCAAGTGATGCAGTATTTAACGGCTTAAACAATAACTATGTCCAGCCTTCGGTTCCAGTTGGATCACAGGAATATTCCGCAACCACCATATCGGTTTACAGCAGGGACAATATTGACATACGGTTCATTTTGAAACGTGAACAGGACCATGCCGTGGTGACGGTTAAAACGACTAACAACTCGCTTAATATGCTGGAGAAGTACATGTTCCAGGTGATATTGGGTGGTTGAATCTTCTTTTTCTGGGTTcaatgatacattttttttcaacttccaaCAGGTGGCTGTTCCTAAATCGTTTACCATCCAAATGTTGGAACCCTCTAGCACCGTCATGCTGCCAGGGGAATCTGTAGTGCAGGATATCAACGTATACCGAACGGCGGGACAACCACCTGGGGCCTCGCTCCGGATGAAGGTTCGCTTCTCGTACGAAACCGGCAACTACTCGATGATGGAACAGGCCGAGGTCAACGATTTTCCCCCGGATCTGTTCCTATGAATGGGGGAGTTTCCGCCGCCCAGAAAGCGCAAAACCCTGGCCGATTACCATTGCTCAACGGGCATCGCGATGATCGTCACCATAGCCTCAGcttcagcagcagcaggaaCAGGACAGCACGAAAAGCAGGGCACAATTTTCCACACAATCCTTTCTAGATCTACTAAATCAAACTACAACCACAAACTAACGACTGCTACAGCAACAAGTGATTTCGGGTACGTCTAGCGAACGctctgaataataaaaataatacgcAAAACTGAAACTTCGGCTCAATCAAACTTGTTTCTAATCATTATTATTGTTGATAAGATTTTAtcgaaaagaagaaaatatagaatgttttattttagaGTTTTAAACTGAAATTACACAAGTGCATAtagataatttaaataaataccaATTCAAACTGTCACGTCCCGCATGTTCGCTTCATTTCTGGTCCTCGCCTGGTTGTTTTACTTCTTCACACACAGGAAAGAAAACTCTCGACTTGGTTGGGTGCGCTGCTAGTTGTAATGAACGAAGAAGCTAAACGACTTAATCTCGCTCAATCCGTGGGATTTTGGATCACAATCAGCAGGAAGTCCTTATCTGGGGCCACCATAATCTCGTGCTTCTTCGAGCGAACCCTCAGGAAGGTGAGATCGTTCGATGGATCCAGATCACGAACCACGCTCCGGGCTTTGTCCGATAGCTGGCTCATCAGACCGGCGTACTGGACCGTAGTCGTGTTGTCTAGGGTACTTTTTACTGGAATGcctgtagtaaaaaaaaaaatattaaactgtTCTTCTAAAAGTTTCAAGTTATACATCCCAATCTATAGTTCtacatcagaaatcagaatcaaaaataagaaaattctctctgaaattaaaacaattttctgaattgacatttaacacaattttgacaatttatttaattttgatcatttcgTCGACCcggaaaatttgataattttttattgttttgaaaatcatgaaaattttgaaaatcagaatttaaaacaacacttaaTTATTTGGTTGTACATATTTCAGTAACGAAtaataaaacatattaaaaacaaCAGGCACGAATGCCATTGGAATGgtaaaatttctttaataaaaataaaaataatataaataatcatttttgtttaaagtaGTTTTAGGGATATTGCGGTTGTTTTTACAGATTTGGGAATTCTAAGAACTTTTGTAATCTCTTATTGAACAATAATGTTTTGGAGAAATTGGCAATGTCATTTAAAatgaagtaaaaatttgaagaaaaaatcaataatttcgaCCAAATATCGGCTTCAAACATGTTCAGTTGCGTGATCCTAATTGAGAAATATAATTCCACTTAGTTATTGAATGggtagtttataaaaaaaattcaaaatttaaatttgatagaaaattcagatttatattcagaatttaaattcaaaattcaaattcaaaattcagcttcagatttcagattcaaattaagattcagaattcagattcagaaatcagattcagagttcagattcagaattaagattcagaattcagattcagaatttagattcggaattcagattcagaattcagattcagaattcagatccagaattcagattcagaattcagattcagaattcagattcagaattcagattcagaattcagattcagaattcagattcagaattcagattcagaattcagattcagaattcagattcagaattcacattcagaattcacattcagaattcagattcagaattcagattcagaattcagattcagaattcagattcagaattcagattcagaattcagattcctaattcagattcagaatttagattcagaattcagattcagaattcagattcagaagtcAGATTCGagattcaaatttagaattcaaattaaggattcagattcagaattaaattttaaatatttgattggGTATCCAGATTCAGAACTTTTTGCTTACTTATAAATTCAGAACTCAATATTTAGATTCAAGATTAAAAGCAGAATTTagcagaattcagatccagaatttaaatttagatttagaattccatttcagattcaaattaagAGTTCCGatctcaaaatcaaaatcagattcAACATTCTAATATTTAGGTTGTAGCCACCTGAATTCCAAATCATCCGAAATTCTTACGAACATTCTAAACCCGATAAATTTTCTGAACAATATCGATCTAACGGAATATCTTGATGCGGTTACTAGGGTTGACCCAAAAACCGGAAATCGAACATACAAGGTACATATTCCCATATATTTTTCTTTCTCGAAAACCCCATCGACTCACCTTCATTGTTGACCACGATGGTTCCGACGACGCCCTTGTGGGATTGGATCCGTTTTAGGGTTTCCTCGACTTCTTGGGACTAAAAACGGagaaaatgaatgaataaacATGATTGTTGATGAGCTCATCGTCCAAACTCCAGAAAGGAAATGCAACATTTACTGATTTGTTTTCCTGCTGTTTTTACTTACCATCTTTGAGCGCTACCACGTCTTTAGATTGTTTTAAGATAATTAACTTTTTGGCTACTATTAGAACCGAACTAAATCCAGGAAATTCGATTTTCCAGCTGCTGAAACCGATTTTTCCCGACCCAGAAAAATGGAAATCTCTTGTTGTTGTGCCAAACGTCAAATCGATGCGCGAGGGCGTTACCTTGACGATGCATGCAGACGTTATGCCTGTCGCGTAACGCATTGTACACGCTTAGGAAAGAATACTTATTGATGAGTGCAGAAAACGCGAGGACTGAATGTAAGCAATGGGTAGTCGATTAATTTATAATAAAGCTGTTTATAAAATGTTGTGGAAAATAGAGAAGGCAATTGAAATCGTTCTCGGAAGTGATCCCTAAATAATTCCCTTTCCATctttaaaagtattttgattGCTTACAAAATTCTTGAGTGAAAGCGTAATCAATCTTTCGAAAAGATGAAATCTTCAATGTCAAACAGATTCCAGTGAGAAAAGAGAGTCTCGTATTCGcaacattaattttgaattgacaCGACACGTACCAAACGACTCTCGATGTCTCAATCTGGTACAAaactcagttttattaatttttatggaTGATTAGATTTTCTGTGCGTTTTatttaattacaaattttgatgTTCTTATGATGTATTTAAGCTGTTTTAAGTTTTTGCACTGATTTCTGACTTTTGTATTTagcattttagtcatttttgtcatttttgtcatttttgtcatttttgtcatttttgtcatttttgtcatttttgtcatttttgtcatttttgtcatttttgtcatttttgtcatttttgtcatttttgtcatttttttcatttttgtaatttttttcatttttgtcatttttgtcatttttgtcatttttgtcatttttgtcatttttgtcatttttgtcatttttgtcatttttgtcatttttgtcatttttgtcatttttgtcatttttgtcatttttgtcatttttgtcatttttgtcatttttgtcatttttgtcatttttgtcatttttgtcatttttgtcatttttgtcatttttgtcatttttgtcatttttgtcatttttgtcatttttgtcatttttgtcatttttgtcatttttgtcatttttgtcatttttgtcatttttgtcatttttgtcatttttgtcatttttgtcatttttgtcatttttgtcatttttgtcatttttgtcatttttgtcatttttgtcatttttgtcatttttgtcatttttgtcatttttgtcatttttgtcatttttgtcatttttgtcatttttgtcatttttgtcatttttgtcatttttgtcatttttgtcatttttgtcatttttgtcatttttgtcatttttgtcatttttgtcatttttgtcatttttgtcatttttgtcatttttgtcatttttgtcatttttgtcatttttgtcatttttgtcatttttgtcatttttgtcatttttgtcatttttgtcatttttgtcatttttgtcatttttgtcatttttgtcatttttgtcatttttgtcatttttgtcatttttgtcatttttgtcatttttgtcatttttgtcatttttgtcatttttgtcatttttgtcatttttgtcatttttgtcatttttgtcatttttgtcatttttgtcatttttgtcatttttgtcatttttgtcatttttgtcatttttgtcatttttgtcatttttgtcatttttgtcatttttgtcatttttgtcatttttgtcatttttgtcatttttgtcatttttgtcatttttgtcatttttgtcatttttgtcatttttgtcatttttgtcatttttgtcatttttgtcatttttgtcatttttgtcatttttgtcatttttgtcatttttgtcatttttgtcatttttgtcatttttgtcatttttgtcatttttgtcatttttgtcatttttgtcatttttgtcatttttgtcatttttgtcatttttgtcatttttgtcatttttgtcatttttgtcatttttgtcatttttgtcatttttgtcatttttgtcatttttgtcatttttgtcatttttgtcatttttgtcatttttgtcatttttgtcatttttgtcatttttgtcatttttgtcatttttgtcatttttgtcatttttgtcatttttgtcatttttgtcatttttgtcatttttgtcatttttgtcatttttgtcatttttgtcatttttgtcatttttgtcatttttgtcatttttgtcatttttgtcatttttgtcatttttgtcatttttgtcatttttgtcatttttgtcatttttgtcatttttgtcatttttgtcatttttgtcatttttgtcatttttgtcatttttgtcatttttgtcatttttgtcatttttgtcatttttgtcatttttgtcatttttgtcatttttgtcatttttgtcatttttgtcatttttgtcatttttgtcatttttgtcatttttgtcatttttgtcatttttgccatttttgtcatttttgtcatttttgtcatttttgtcatttttgtcatttttgtcatttttgtcatttttgtcatttttgtcatttttgtcatttttgtcatttttgtcatttttgtcatttttgtcatttttgtcatttttgtcatttttgtcatttttgtcatttttgtcatttttgtcatttttgtcatttttgtcatttttgtcatttttgtcatttttgtcatttttgtcatttttgtcatttttgtcatttttgtcatttttgtcatttttgtcatttttgtcatttttgtcatttttgtcatttttgtcatttttgtcatttttgtcatttttgtcatttttgtcatttttgtcatttttgtcatttttgtcatttttgtcatttttgtcatttttgtcatttttgtcatttttgtcatttttgtcatttttgtcatttttgtcatttttattattattcctTTATTTCATTCTTGCAACGTAAGAttacaatctttttaattgttaCAATGTGGTAGGTAGTATTCTTGTATTTCCTTAACATCTAATAACTAATCGTTCCTAATTTGTTACGTTTTAAATGCCGTTCTACTCCACGAATTCCTCCAGCAAACGCCTTTTGAACTCTGAtttgttttgtattgtttttaaattgagagGAAGATTATTCCAACTGACAATACCTCTAACGAAAAAGGATCTACCGTAGTAAGTCGAACTATGCGGAGGGATAACTATATTACCAGTTCGAGAATTCCTTAATGGGAttagtaaagttttcaaataaggcGGTTTTCCTGTTTTTAAAATCCTATGCATTATCACACATGATCGATATTTCTGAAAGTTATCGAAAGAACAACCGATAAGTAATTTTTGCAAATG
Above is a genomic segment from Uranotaenia lowii strain MFRU-FL unplaced genomic scaffold, ASM2978415v1 HiC_scaffold_859, whole genome shotgun sequence containing:
- the LOC129760936 gene encoding AP-1 complex subunit gamma-1-like — encoded protein: MPTLKITDISTSEYNSDFALTTTTATSSSSPSSGESSAETSPGQGTSPSKEPSNQDILLDLLGDSFVSSSSTSETAAIPSPLQQSTPLEIGTPSNVLSPNRDILDLLGLSNNNNQDSGLFVNPSSSDAVFNGLNNNYVQPSVPVGSQEYSATTISVYSRDNIDIRFILKREQDHAVVTVKTTNNSLNMLEKYMFQVAVPKSFTIQMLEPSSTVMLPGESVVQDINVYRTAGQPPGASLRMKVRFSYETGNYSMMEQAEVNDFPPDLFL
- the LOC129760937 gene encoding dynein light chain roadblock-type 2-like — translated: MSQEVEETLKRIQSHKGVVGTIVVNNEGIPVKSTLDNTTTVQYAGLMSQLSDKARSVVRDLDPSNDLTFLRVRSKKHEIMVAPDKDFLLIVIQNPTD